The following is a genomic window from Sulfurihydrogenibium sp..
ATATCTTGGAAGCAATCAGAAGAGAAAAAGTATTGACAGATGATATAAAAGCTAAACTTGATGCTGCTGTTAAAGAATTCAAACAAAAGGTAGCATTCTAAGGAGATAAACGATGGCTAAGTTATCACCAAGAGATATTAAAAGAAAAATAAACGGTATAAAAAACACCCAAAGAATTACAAAAGCAATGAAGGCAGTTTCTGCTGCCAAATTAAGAAAGGCACAAGCACTCTTATACGCAACAAGACCATATTCAAATAAACTCTATGAGTTGATAGAAGACTTAGCTATTTATATTGACAGAGAATCTCATCCACTTCTTGAAAAAAGGGAAGAAAAAAGCGTAGATTTGGTAATTATTACGGCAGACAGAGGATTGGCCGGTGCATTTAACTCAAACGTTATAAAAACAGCTTGGAGAGAGATTCAAAGGTTAAAAAGTGAAGGCAAAGAAGTTAATCTTCTCCTAATTGGTAGAAAAGGGGTTAACTTTTACAAAAATAAAGGCTTTAACATAATAGAAGCCTATGAGGATATTTACAGAGACCAAGTAAATTTAACTTACACTGCAAAAGTTGGTGGAATTCTTGCATCAAGATTTATAGATAAAAAGTCTGACGCTGTTTATCTATTTAATAATGAACTAATAACCTCTTCTACATATGAGACAAAGATTAGAAAATTACTACCACTTGAACCTACTGCTTCCTCAAAGAAATTAGAAGAAGTATCTGTGTATAACATAGAACCATCAAAAGAAGAAGTTTTAAGCTCTTTGCTACAAAGATATATAAATTATCAATTGTTTAGAGCTTTAGTAGAATCATCTACTGCCGAGCATTCTGCAA
Proteins encoded in this region:
- a CDS encoding F0F1 ATP synthase subunit gamma — its product is MAKLSPRDIKRKINGIKNTQRITKAMKAVSAAKLRKAQALLYATRPYSNKLYELIEDLAIYIDRESHPLLEKREEKSVDLVIITADRGLAGAFNSNVIKTAWREIQRLKSEGKEVNLLLIGRKGVNFYKNKGFNIIEAYEDIYRDQVNLTYTAKVGGILASRFIDKKSDAVYLFNNELITSSTYETKIRKLLPLEPTASSKKLEEVSVYNIEPSKEEVLSSLLQRYINYQLFRALVESSTAEHSARMIAMDNATKNAGEAIRKWTIIFNKARQEAITTELIDIINAAEAIK